A region of Vigna radiata var. radiata cultivar VC1973A chromosome 6, Vradiata_ver6, whole genome shotgun sequence DNA encodes the following proteins:
- the LOC106765355 gene encoding general transcription factor IIH subunit 4 gives MPEVRIIAKNFMDMVASMPAMKLDKLYENGFICEAILRSLPPLAKKYVIQMLQIDVPVAAKLLEEWVLPDGLSKHRVAIDRLVQLRVFLEAVDRKNEKTYKVNPTYQRSLQKLLVQGGTLPRESMPSNITVRLPTLENLEAYALEQWECFLLQLISPSQVDKPLNISSSLMKLFQRRLLSHRDKEAPKLTESGFQFLLMDTNAQLWYIIREYISNSEERGVDAADLISFMLELSFHVIGEAYSINTLTDFQRSIINDLADLGLVKLQQGRKGSWFIPTKLATNLSMSLADSSSRKQGFVVVETNFRVYAYSTSKLHCEILRLFSRVEYQLPNLIVGAITKESLYNAFENGITADQIVTFLQQNAHPRVAERIPSVPENVTDQIRLWEADLNRVEMTDAYYYDEFPSRDVFEGACDCAREWNGLLWEDSKKMHMVVKTEVHPYVRDYLRRQK, from the exons ATGCCGGAGGTTAGGATTATTGCCAAAAATTTCATGGACATGGTGGCTTCCATGCCCGCCATGAAGCTGGATAAACTTTATGAAAATGGATTCATCTGTGAGGCTATTCTcag GTCTCTTCCGCCTCTTGCGAAGAAATACGTCATACAGATGCTACAAATTGATGTACCAGTGGCAGCTAAATTGTTGGAGGAGTGGGTGCTTCCGGATGGACTTTCAAAGCACAGAGTAGCCATTGATAGACTGGTTCAGTTGAGAGTTTTCCTTGAAGCTGTTGACAG GAAGAATGAAAAGACATACAAAGTTAATCCAACATATCAGAGAAGTCTCCAAAAGCTTTTAGTACAAGG TGGAACTTTGCCAAGGGAATCAATGCCTTCCAATATTACTGTGAGGCTTCCAACCTTAGAAAATCTCGAGGCTTATGCTCTAGAGCAATGGGAG TGTTTCTTATTGCAACTTATAAGCCCAAGTCAGGTTGATAAGCCTTTAAATATTAGCTCTTCTTTGATGAAACTTTTCCAGAGACGTCTCCTTAGTCACAG AGACAAAGAAGCTCCAAAACTAACTGAAAGTGGTTTCCAGTTTTTG CTGATGGATACAAATGCACAGCTTTGGTATATCATCAGAGAATATATCTCTAATTCTGAG GAGAGAGGTGTTGATGCAGCTGACTTGATCTCATTCATGCTGGAACTTAGCTTTCATGTCATCGGGGAG GCATATAGTATAAACACATTGACTGATTTTCAGAGGAGCATAATTAATGACCTGGCAGACCTTGGACTGGTCAAACTTCAGCAG GGAAGGAAAGGAAGTTGGTTTATACCTACAAAATTGGCAACCAATCTTTCAATGAGCTTGGCTGATTCATCGTCTAGAAAACAG GGATTTGTGGTTGTGGAAACAAATTTTAGAGTTTATGCTTACTCGACTTCTAAGTTACATTGTGAGATATTGCGGCTATTCTCAAG GGTAGAGTATCAACTTCCAAATCTTATTGTTGGAGCTATTACAAAAGAAAGCTTGTATAATGCTTTTGAAAATGGCATTACAGCAGATCAG ATAGTCACTTTCCTTCAGCAAAATGCTCATCCTCGTGTTGCAGAGAGAATACCATCGGTGCCTGAAAATGTCACAGATCAG ATTAGGCTGTGGGAAGCAGATCTAAACAGAGTTGAGATGACAGATGCATATTACTACGATGAGTTCCCTTCCAGA GATGTATTTGAAGGTGCATGTGACTGTGCCAGAGAATGGAATGGTTTGTTGTGGGAAGATTCAAAGAAAATGCATATGGTGGTTAAGACTGAGGTACATCCATACGTACGAGATTATTTACGCCGCCAAAAGTAG
- the LOC106764478 gene encoding uncharacterized protein LOC106764478, producing the protein MDLQDFLLRARVLRLYRQALRISGRAPSSARVELRQTIRQEMENNRNCNDKQRIRFLISEGLDRLNRLDEMLDMQGHR; encoded by the exons ATGGACCTGCAGGACTTCCTTCTCCGTGCTCGAGTCTTGAGGCTTTACAGACAAGCATTGAGAATTTCTGGTCGAGCTCCTTCTTCTGCCAGAG TTGAACTGAGACAGACAATCAGACAAGAGATGGAAAATAATAGAAACTGCAATGACAAGCAAAGGATCCGTTTCTTGATTAGTGAGGGATTGGATAGACTGAACCGACTTGATGAAATGCTTGACATGCAAGGTCACCGTTGA
- the LOC106764079 gene encoding uncharacterized protein At1g76070, which translates to MEKENKQSKLKSRILKILPKAAAVTFQNPPFSPGRDHKFKSHAGKGFFSGPMIPDEARRKPRDGGVETQEPTSPKISCMGQIKHKKKHIKKGGPKTMSMPTRATDSTTPREPTEEKKRASKFQRMLFHTGKPKPPAKKKSDAGDERTPPLGHMRRFASGRETFSNFDWKAQIAPDERDCYSDNDDRVESDAEDEVIIPFSAPLTVGGAPMLSVQPRKEINLWKRRTMEAPRPLQLNPVLTAK; encoded by the coding sequence ATGGAGAAAGAGAATAAACAGTCAAAGCTGAAGAGCAGGATCTTGAAGATACTGCCAAAAGCTGCAGCGGTGACATTCCAAAACCCTCCCTTCAGCCCTGGCCGGGATCACAAGTTCAAGAGCCATGCCGGCAAAGGCTTCTTCTCTGGCCCCATGATTCCCGATGAGGCTAGAAGAAAACCCAGGGATGGCGGCGTCGAAACTCAAGAGCCCACATCGCCCAAAATCTCCTGCATGGGACAGATCAAGCACAAGAAAAAGCACATTAAAAAGGGCGGGCCGAAGACCATGTCGATGCCCACACGCGCCACGGATTCCACCACTCCCAGAGAGCCCACGGAGGAAAAGAAACGGGCTTCGAAGTTTCAGAGGATGTTGTTCCACACGGGGAAACCGAAACCTCCGGCGAAGAAAAAATCTGATGCGGGCGACGAGAGAACGCCGCCGCTGGGTCACATGAGGCGATTTGCAAGTGGGCGTGAGACTTTTTCGAATTTCGATTGGAAGGCCCAGATTGCGCCTGATGAAAGGGATTGCTATTCGGACAACGATGATAGAGTGGAGAGCGATGCAGAGGATGAGGTGATAATCCCTTTCTCTGCTCCTCTGACGGTCGGTGGTGCTCCTATGCTGAGTGTGCAGCCTCGGAAAGAGATTAATCTGTGGAAGAGAAGAACCATGGAAGCACCCAGGCCTCTTCAGTTGAATCCTGTGCTTACGGCCAAATGA